The following coding sequences are from one Psychrobacter sp. AH5 window:
- the gcvT gene encoding glycine cleavage system aminomethyltransferase GcvT, which translates to MTDTNTQNTDSTANQAPQRTPLYQSHVDSNGKLVDFSGWELPIHYGSQIEEHEAVRTDAGMFDVSHMVVVDVAGKDSKAWLQKLLANDVDKLKTVGKALYSPMLNEQGGIIDDLIVYLMNEDETAYRIVSNAATRDKDMAQFHKVAEGFDVTLNERTELAMIAVQGPKAVEKLTQAKPSWADTLAALKPFVGADLTDIEGQDWFVARTGYTGEDGVEVIMHGNDAPEFFDLLKDTDIKPAGLGARDTLRMEAGMNLYGHDMDDNVSPYECNMGWTLALKDERDFIGREALVSKRKQAKEDNTAMKQVGLLMTSRGVLREGMEVTINQGTDNEQTGIITSGTFSPSLKNSIAIARVPASLSEDDKVQIDLRGKGKFVDVRVLKLPFVRNGQQQFD; encoded by the coding sequence ATGACCGATACCAATACTCAAAATACCGACTCTACAGCTAATCAAGCCCCTCAGCGCACGCCTCTTTATCAGTCGCATGTAGATAGTAATGGCAAACTTGTTGATTTCTCCGGTTGGGAGCTACCAATTCATTACGGTTCACAAATCGAAGAGCATGAAGCCGTGCGTACTGATGCGGGGATGTTTGACGTCTCGCACATGGTGGTGGTTGATGTGGCTGGCAAAGATAGCAAAGCTTGGTTACAAAAGCTGCTAGCTAACGATGTTGATAAGCTCAAAACGGTAGGCAAAGCGCTGTACTCGCCTATGCTTAATGAGCAAGGCGGTATCATTGATGATCTAATTGTTTACTTGATGAATGAAGATGAGACAGCGTACCGTATCGTCTCAAACGCCGCGACTCGCGATAAAGATATGGCGCAGTTCCATAAAGTCGCTGAAGGCTTCGATGTCACTTTGAATGAGCGTACTGAGCTTGCGATGATAGCTGTGCAAGGTCCTAAAGCGGTTGAGAAGCTTACGCAAGCTAAACCAAGCTGGGCGGATACTTTAGCAGCTCTAAAGCCTTTTGTGGGTGCTGATTTGACAGATATTGAAGGCCAAGATTGGTTTGTCGCGCGTACCGGCTATACGGGTGAAGATGGTGTTGAAGTCATTATGCATGGCAATGATGCGCCAGAGTTTTTTGACTTACTAAAGGATACTGATATCAAGCCTGCTGGCCTTGGCGCACGTGACACCTTGCGCATGGAAGCGGGAATGAACCTTTATGGTCATGATATGGATGATAATGTCAGTCCGTATGAGTGCAACATGGGCTGGACTTTAGCGCTAAAAGATGAGCGCGACTTTATTGGCCGTGAAGCCCTAGTAAGTAAACGTAAGCAGGCAAAAGAGGACAATACTGCGATGAAGCAGGTAGGTCTATTGATGACCAGCCGCGGCGTGCTACGTGAAGGGATGGAGGTCACTATCAATCAAGGCACAGATAATGAGCAAACCGGCATCATTACTAGCGGTACTTTCTCGCCTAGCCTAAAAAACTCTATCGCTATTGCCCGCGTACCCGCTAGCCTCTCAGAGGACGATAAAGTACAGATCGATCTACGCGGTAAAGGCAAATTCGTCGACGTGCGCGTACTGAAATTACCTTTTGTACGTAATGGTCAGCAGCAGTTTGACTAA
- a CDS encoding YcgL domain-containing protein: MHCDIYKFPKHSDMYVYIARPDYPDDTDEIRDWLSVLPKDFRAGLGASQFVMHLDLGNTEKLARVDKAEVLTKLQSQGYFVQMPPQDVMRRQAEMRAKEAQDNKYD, translated from the coding sequence ATGCATTGTGATATTTATAAATTTCCCAAACACTCTGATATGTACGTTTATATCGCTCGTCCTGATTATCCTGATGATACCGATGAGATTAGAGACTGGCTAAGTGTTTTGCCCAAAGATTTTAGAGCAGGACTAGGTGCTAGTCAGTTCGTTATGCACTTAGATTTAGGCAATACCGAAAAACTTGCTCGCGTAGACAAAGCAGAGGTACTAACCAAACTACAATCGCAAGGCTACTTTGTGCAAATGCCGCCACAAGATGTGATGCGCCGGCAAGCTGAGATGCGCGCGAAAGAGGCGCAAGATAATAAGTACGATTGA
- a CDS encoding IS30 family transposase, whose product MSYTHLSLGERYQIYALIGAKHSINFIARELNRSPSTISRELRRNKSLRGYRAKHANNKACDRRANNATTIVADIWAWVTDKLKENWSPEQISGVHAGISHMSIYRYIWRDKRQGGTLWQCLRRKAKPYRQRLTAETRGRINDRVSIHERPCIVEERSRIGDWEADTVIGQHHKQAIVTLVERKTGLLKMKRVGHKTAQQVSEAMIELLAPVSLQVKTITSDNGKEFAQHKKVKQKLFSPFFFADAYASWQRGTNENTNGLIREYLPKGCDFRQVSDNEIQDIENKLNNRPRKRLGFKTPMQAFYNIN is encoded by the coding sequence ATGAGCTATACGCATCTAAGCCTAGGGGAACGATACCAGATTTATGCCCTAATAGGGGCAAAACATAGTATTAATTTCATAGCTCGAGAGTTAAACAGAAGTCCCAGTACCATATCAAGAGAGCTTAGACGCAATAAAAGCCTACGAGGTTACCGAGCAAAGCATGCTAATAACAAGGCTTGTGACAGACGGGCTAACAACGCCACAACTATTGTGGCTGACATCTGGGCATGGGTGACAGACAAGCTTAAAGAGAACTGGAGTCCTGAGCAAATATCTGGCGTTCATGCTGGTATCAGTCATATGAGCATTTATCGCTATATTTGGCGTGATAAGAGGCAGGGTGGCACATTGTGGCAGTGTCTCAGACGTAAAGCCAAACCATACCGGCAGCGTCTAACCGCTGAGACTCGAGGCCGTATCAATGACAGAGTCTCGATTCATGAGCGCCCTTGTATTGTTGAAGAACGCTCACGTATTGGTGACTGGGAAGCGGATACCGTTATCGGTCAGCATCACAAGCAAGCGATTGTCACGCTCGTTGAACGTAAAACGGGGCTGCTGAAGATGAAGCGTGTGGGTCATAAAACAGCACAGCAAGTATCAGAGGCAATGATAGAACTCTTAGCGCCAGTGAGTTTGCAGGTTAAGACCATTACCTCTGACAATGGTAAAGAGTTTGCTCAGCATAAGAAGGTGAAACAAAAGCTCTTTAGCCCTTTCTTCTTTGCCGATGCTTATGCGTCATGGCAGCGAGGAACCAACGAGAATACCAATGGCCTTATCAGAGAGTACTTGCCTAAGGGTTGTGACTTTAGACAAGTCTCTGATAATGAAATACAGGACATTGAGAACAAACTAAACAACAGACCAAGAAAACGATTAGGGTTTAAGACGCCTATGCAGGCGTTCTATAATATTAATTAG
- a CDS encoding MoxR family ATPase, which produces MTNNSKKSFTGTDTYIATGDLQLAVNAAMTLQKPLLIKGEPGTGKTLLAEEVAESLGMPLITWHIKSTTKAEQGLYEYDAVSRLRDSQLGDDKVYDIGNYIKPGKLWEAFTSKQRSVLLIDEVDKADIEFPNDLLHELDKMSFYVYETGETISAEQRPVVIITSNNEKELPDAFLRRCFFHYIDFPDEQTMRQIIEVHFPNIQEKLVNDALDIFYKLRNLQGLKKPPSTSELVDWLTLLLADDMAQDELEENLRGEKSIPPLYGALLKNEADVNLLQRFANMMRR; this is translated from the coding sequence ATGACAAATAACAGCAAAAAAAGCTTTACCGGTACCGATACTTATATCGCAACTGGTGATCTACAATTAGCCGTCAATGCGGCAATGACCTTGCAAAAGCCGCTGCTCATCAAAGGCGAGCCTGGCACCGGTAAGACGTTGCTCGCCGAAGAGGTGGCCGAGAGTTTAGGGATGCCGCTGATTACTTGGCATATCAAATCAACCACCAAAGCTGAGCAAGGCTTGTATGAGTACGATGCGGTATCGCGTTTGCGCGACTCACAATTGGGTGATGATAAAGTCTACGATATCGGTAATTACATCAAGCCGGGTAAGCTGTGGGAAGCGTTCACTAGTAAACAGCGAAGTGTGCTCCTCATCGATGAAGTCGATAAAGCCGATATTGAGTTCCCCAATGACTTATTGCATGAGCTAGATAAAATGTCTTTTTATGTCTATGAGACTGGCGAGACTATCTCAGCTGAGCAGCGTCCGGTAGTGATTATTACCTCAAATAATGAAAAAGAGCTGCCCGATGCCTTTTTGCGTCGCTGCTTCTTTCATTATATTGACTTCCCAGATGAGCAAACCATGCGCCAAATTATTGAGGTGCATTTCCCCAATATCCAAGAAAAACTGGTCAATGATGCACTCGATATCTTTTATAAGCTGCGCAATCTACAAGGTCTAAAAAAGCCGCCTTCAACCTCAGAGCTAGTCGATTGGTTAACCCTGCTATTGGCTGATGATATGGCACAAGACGAGCTTGAAGAGAACTTGCGCGGCGAAAAATCGATTCCACCGCTCTATGGGGCACTGCTAAAAAACGAAGCCGATGTCAATCTACTGCAGCGCTTTGCCAATATGATGCGTCGTTAG
- a CDS encoding VWA domain-containing protein, protein MFVKLFYTLRSYGVPVTTRELLDLNAALDKGLMMQPHPEDADLQIFASREDMYRLIRLCMVKDERHFDKFDRAMADYFDGVDSLDIDELMNKLTDIPKEWLDLKLDPKNLNDEQRRLLKKYGSLEELMKALEERLKEQKERHQGGSKWVGTGGSSPFGAYGDHPEGVRVGGESRKGSAVKVWEQRKYRNLDDDKQLGTRQIQMALRNLRQFARTGSEDELDIHETIKRTAKKGILDIHMQPERRNRVKVLMLFDVGGSMDIHVEALEKLFSAAKNEFKTLEFFYFHNCLYDYVWEDNSRRHSNPMPTYELLNKYGREYRVIFVGDASMSPYELFSVGGSVEYMNNEAGVVWLKRVLAHFDKVAWLNPEEAAFWSYTQTITEIRQLFDNHMYPMTLHGVEEMTAYLAR, encoded by the coding sequence ATGTTTGTAAAACTATTCTACACCTTACGTAGTTACGGCGTGCCAGTGACCACTCGTGAGTTACTCGATCTCAATGCCGCGCTTGATAAAGGGCTGATGATGCAGCCGCATCCTGAGGATGCAGATTTGCAAATCTTTGCTAGCCGCGAAGATATGTACCGGCTTATTCGTCTGTGTATGGTCAAAGATGAGCGTCACTTTGATAAATTTGATCGGGCGATGGCCGATTATTTTGATGGCGTTGATAGCCTTGATATCGATGAGCTGATGAATAAGCTGACGGACATTCCAAAAGAGTGGCTCGATCTCAAGCTGGATCCCAAAAACCTAAACGATGAGCAGCGCCGATTATTAAAAAAATACGGCTCGCTTGAGGAGCTGATGAAGGCGCTTGAGGAGCGGCTCAAAGAGCAAAAAGAGCGACATCAAGGCGGCAGTAAATGGGTCGGCACTGGCGGCAGCTCGCCGTTTGGCGCTTATGGCGATCATCCTGAAGGCGTGCGCGTCGGCGGTGAATCGCGCAAAGGTAGCGCGGTAAAAGTCTGGGAGCAGCGCAAATATCGTAATCTCGATGATGACAAGCAGCTTGGCACCCGGCAGATCCAGATGGCACTTCGCAACTTGCGCCAGTTCGCGCGTACCGGCAGCGAGGATGAGTTAGATATCCACGAGACTATCAAACGTACCGCCAAAAAGGGCATACTCGATATCCATATGCAGCCTGAGCGCCGTAACCGTGTCAAGGTGCTGATGCTGTTTGATGTTGGCGGTAGTATGGATATCCATGTCGAGGCGCTAGAGAAGCTGTTCTCTGCGGCAAAAAACGAATTTAAAACCTTAGAGTTTTTTTACTTTCATAATTGTCTTTATGACTATGTATGGGAAGACAATAGCCGTCGCCACAGTAATCCGATGCCCACTTACGAGCTACTCAACAAATACGGGCGTGAGTACCGAGTCATCTTTGTAGGCGATGCCTCAATGTCGCCTTATGAGCTGTTTTCAGTCGGCGGTAGTGTTGAGTATATGAATAACGAGGCAGGGGTGGTATGGCTAAAGCGGGTGCTAGCTCATTTTGATAAAGTCGCTTGGCTCAATCCTGAGGAAGCAGCCTTTTGGTCTTATACCCAAACCATTACTGAGATAAGACAACTCTTCGACAATCATATGTACCCGATGACTTTGCATGGGGTTGAGGAGATGACCGCTTATCTAGCTCGCTAG
- a CDS encoding lytic murein transglycosylase, with protein MIFKKHHIAILLPALMIVGCSSQQTAPQPTKPVRQPNVQVTQTITVKPKPVVRPQVVTPAPKPSYTSFSDWKSDFTMRAIAAGKSANDIQRLLASVNLNQQVISLDSSQPEFSKMPWDYADSAVSGGRVSSGQRKFNEQRSYLSGLESRYGVPAEIIAAIWGMESSFGAVTGNSYIPSSLASLAYDGRRQTFAEEQLLALSDLLQRGDIYWSQLDGSWAGGMGETQFIPKTWLDYGVDGDYNGHRNPWSTADALASTANYLNASGWVRGLAPFYEATLPASFDYSLVGTKQSAAKWAALGIDTIEDVNLDANTPMELWLPAGKDGPILLLSPNFDVIKVYNNSSNYALGVSLLGKALNGQSGLRKSWPRYERPLSTSQVTNLQRRLTSAGYDTKGADGIIGTNTRLAFQRWQADNGQTPDGFITQRSASSLTGW; from the coding sequence ATGATTTTTAAAAAACACCACATCGCTATACTGCTACCTGCGCTAATGATAGTCGGCTGTAGCAGTCAACAGACTGCGCCGCAACCGACTAAGCCTGTACGCCAACCTAATGTACAAGTGACACAGACTATCACTGTCAAGCCAAAGCCAGTCGTCAGACCTCAAGTTGTCACGCCAGCACCAAAGCCAAGTTACACCAGTTTCTCAGATTGGAAGTCAGACTTTACCATGCGCGCGATTGCCGCTGGTAAAAGTGCTAACGATATACAGCGTCTACTCGCCTCTGTAAATCTCAATCAGCAAGTCATCTCGCTTGATTCAAGCCAGCCTGAATTCTCCAAAATGCCATGGGACTATGCTGACTCAGCGGTATCTGGCGGCAGAGTCAGTAGCGGTCAGCGTAAATTCAATGAGCAGCGCTCTTATTTATCTGGCTTAGAGTCGCGCTATGGCGTACCAGCTGAAATCATTGCCGCTATTTGGGGCATGGAGTCCTCATTTGGCGCAGTGACTGGCAACAGCTATATTCCAAGCTCGCTAGCTAGTCTCGCTTACGATGGTCGCCGTCAAACGTTTGCCGAAGAGCAACTATTGGCGCTATCAGACTTATTGCAGCGGGGAGACATATACTGGTCGCAGCTTGACGGCTCTTGGGCGGGCGGTATGGGCGAGACCCAGTTTATCCCTAAGACTTGGTTAGATTATGGGGTGGATGGCGACTACAATGGTCATCGTAACCCTTGGTCGACGGCGGATGCCCTTGCCTCTACCGCCAATTATCTCAATGCTTCGGGCTGGGTACGCGGCCTTGCGCCTTTTTATGAAGCCACCCTTCCGGCCTCCTTTGATTACTCATTGGTAGGTACTAAGCAGTCAGCGGCTAAATGGGCCGCATTAGGTATTGACACTATAGAAGATGTCAATTTAGATGCCAATACGCCAATGGAGCTATGGCTGCCCGCTGGTAAAGATGGCCCTATCTTACTGTTAAGCCCAAACTTCGATGTCATCAAAGTCTATAATAATTCATCCAATTATGCGTTAGGGGTGAGCTTGTTAGGTAAAGCATTAAACGGTCAAAGCGGTCTACGCAAATCATGGCCGCGCTATGAGCGTCCGCTATCAACCTCACAAGTGACCAATCTACAGCGCCGTCTTACTAGCGCCGGTTACGATACCAAAGGGGCTGATGGTATCATCGGTACCAATACACGCTTGGCGTTTCAGCGCTGGCAGGCCGATAATGGACAAACGCCAGATGGTTTTATCACCCAGCGTAGTGCGTCATCATTGACAGGTTGGTGA
- a CDS encoding glycosyltransferase produces the protein MTSANEPHSKTINVSVITTCYGRNRHLYNLLSSLANGSMRPQEVIIVNDDADPEHLAQYPLHIVQVPTAQADLIANSQQGAVSKNKNTAKKTGFDIGYNRNLGAAKASHEALIFLDVDCIVSTTFIEQLTAKLQAYPDALLMGQPLYLTRPLTATESLQLQQSDLSNAELNAFAVTNPYRHNLVKKAVEQASKIASDTLNKNHKDMERTQDYGAFWSLCFAISQTQFQRLGGFDTHYVGYGAEDTDFAFMARALDIEFYLTDDVVYHQQHSVYRPPLNHLASIVINANRFYDKWQHWPMGGWLEEFAQMQIIDWDAQQQTPIAIIRQPSVSEIEAAYCADAPYV, from the coding sequence ATGACTAGTGCAAACGAACCCCATTCCAAAACTATCAATGTCAGCGTGATTACCACTTGCTATGGACGCAATCGCCATCTTTATAATCTGCTGAGCAGTTTAGCCAATGGCAGCATGCGTCCTCAAGAAGTCATTATCGTCAATGATGATGCTGACCCTGAGCACTTAGCGCAGTATCCGCTGCATATCGTGCAAGTGCCGACTGCACAAGCTGACCTGATAGCCAATAGTCAACAAGGGGCCGTCTCAAAAAACAAAAATACTGCAAAAAAAACAGGCTTTGATATTGGCTATAATCGTAATCTTGGCGCGGCAAAAGCCAGTCATGAGGCGTTAATATTCTTAGACGTTGATTGTATAGTATCGACGACTTTTATTGAGCAATTAACTGCCAAGCTACAAGCTTATCCTGACGCTTTGTTAATGGGTCAGCCGCTTTATTTGACGCGTCCGCTAACCGCTACTGAGTCGCTACAATTGCAGCAAAGCGATCTGAGTAATGCTGAATTAAATGCTTTTGCGGTCACTAACCCCTATCGCCATAATCTTGTTAAAAAAGCTGTTGAACAAGCCAGTAAGATAGCATCAGATACATTAAATAAAAATCACAAGGATATGGAGCGCACGCAAGACTACGGCGCTTTTTGGAGTTTATGTTTTGCCATCTCGCAAACTCAGTTTCAGCGCCTAGGCGGCTTTGATACGCATTATGTCGGTTATGGCGCAGAAGATACCGACTTTGCTTTTATGGCGCGCGCTTTAGATATCGAATTTTATCTGACAGATGATGTAGTCTATCATCAGCAGCACAGCGTCTACCGCCCGCCGCTTAACCATCTGGCAAGCATCGTCATCAATGCCAATCGCTTTTATGATAAATGGCAGCATTGGCCGATGGGGGGCTGGCTTGAGGAGTTTGCGCAGATGCAAATAATCGACTGGGACGCTCAGCAGCAAACCCCTATTGCCATTATCCGTCAGCCTAGCGTCAGTGAGATTGAGGCCGCCTATTGTGCCGATGCGCCTTATGTTTAA
- a CDS encoding glycosyltransferase has translation MSLTHSNVSIKDALINADYRPLKIAIIAHSLYPIAQPYAGGLEMITQLLCDELVARGHKVLLYAHKDSQTQATLIPLMTREQFDALVYDNEHDAVGMSREDMYQYLVYQQALGDIIARDNRCEIDIVHNHSLYHVPMLVGQAFGKRFFTTFHTPIFPHLRLALLTLKQGTTTQFTAISAHQQQLFDEFVPSKVVYNGIDVDSFRANIEPIDDEVYFWYGRICPEKGTHLAMQYCQAAGKRLIIAGPESNQQYFDNEVAPLLAADANKENGEALFNYVGHLSKEQINNYLCQSTAMLFTSTWDEPYGLTLAESLACGTPVIGFDVGAGAEIITKETGIIVAKCDEPAFIKAFEDIKDISRKACRQRAEQFCSVAAMVDGYIDLYRQAVSSESPIANVASKAHSVTFNNHYTQGDNSKNKQRVI, from the coding sequence ATGTCACTTACTCATTCAAATGTTTCAATAAAAGATGCTCTTATCAATGCCGATTATCGTCCATTAAAAATAGCCATCATCGCCCATTCGCTGTATCCGATTGCGCAGCCTTATGCAGGCGGGCTTGAGATGATTACTCAGCTATTATGTGATGAGTTAGTAGCGCGTGGTCACAAGGTGCTGCTTTATGCGCATAAGGACAGTCAGACGCAGGCAACCTTAATACCACTGATGACTCGTGAGCAATTCGATGCTCTAGTTTATGATAATGAGCATGATGCTGTCGGTATGAGCCGTGAGGATATGTACCAGTATCTCGTGTACCAACAGGCGCTCGGTGATATTATCGCTAGAGATAACCGCTGCGAGATCGATATCGTCCACAATCACAGCTTGTATCATGTGCCGATGCTAGTCGGACAAGCCTTTGGCAAGCGCTTTTTTACCACCTTTCATACCCCTATCTTCCCGCACTTGCGTTTGGCTTTATTGACACTCAAACAAGGCACTACTACTCAGTTTACTGCGATTAGCGCGCATCAGCAGCAGCTATTTGATGAGTTTGTGCCATCAAAGGTAGTCTATAACGGTATCGATGTCGATTCATTTAGAGCCAACATTGAGCCCATTGATGATGAGGTGTATTTTTGGTATGGGCGTATCTGCCCCGAAAAAGGCACGCATCTAGCGATGCAATATTGTCAGGCAGCAGGTAAACGTTTGATTATCGCAGGCCCTGAGAGTAATCAACAATACTTTGATAATGAGGTTGCGCCATTATTAGCCGCTGATGCTAATAAGGAGAACGGCGAAGCCCTATTCAATTACGTGGGGCATTTAAGCAAAGAGCAAATCAATAACTATTTATGTCAATCGACCGCGATGCTGTTCACTAGTACATGGGATGAGCCGTATGGATTGACCTTGGCTGAAAGCTTGGCTTGTGGTACGCCAGTCATAGGCTTCGATGTAGGTGCTGGAGCTGAGATTATAACTAAAGAGACAGGCATTATCGTCGCCAAATGTGATGAGCCAGCTTTTATTAAAGCTTTTGAGGATATCAAAGATATTTCGCGCAAGGCTTGCCGGCAGCGAGCTGAGCAGTTTTGTTCGGTTGCGGCGATGGTCGATGGTTATATTGATTTATATAGACAAGCTGTATCGTCAGAATCGCCAATAGCTAATGTTGCCTCTAAAGCTCATAGCGTTACTTTTAATAATCACTATACACAAGGTGATAATTCTAAAAATAAGCAAAGAGTTATTTAG